In Clupea harengus chromosome 1, Ch_v2.0.2, whole genome shotgun sequence, one DNA window encodes the following:
- the si:ch211-195b15.8 gene encoding dual specificity protein phosphatase 8 has translation MVFHRERDNERPLLSCILPHLYLGAETDVTQESLSARGISYVLSVSRCSPQPTFLPKSQYLRIPIDDSLRDDLLPWIPQALHFIDGAMSLGCSVLVHCAAGISRSPALAVAYIMYRLGMDLDHAYRFVKERRPSISPNFNFLGQLQLFQGTLTPMCPNAHHTAEPSDRALDSLQPFPTSDHTDCISSVLLSTKLNPSAQDTRRGNKEHVQDTKVNTHCEMSHSALAQGQSGSSKDDTAAQSGNKVLTQSKSPEITLALSDKLKSLTLSLQPIEVEAPSEAQQNLQKPTTLQIPSDSVSLSEKRKRLTLALTPVSASLQTPQRGSTECNKRGEPRQVATSSLKLLHKGESGVQHRARKSQRKAEEEKEKPRKASNSRHSNPQRSSSRSVTKRKDREERVVTGLTDAEAKQRVIKCHQGAPELSRPKLESIKEIPSVHMNGSLQKAPPSTAVEAVEGLSGNANLMSPLSLTVNKLLDWGERMLLGVLLGPRIKVGQPALPYRC, from the exons ATGGTGttccacagagaaagagataatgaGCGTCCGCTGCTCTCCTGCATTCTGCCGCACCTGTACCTGGGTGCAGAGACAGATGTTACGCAG GAGAGTCTGTCGGCGCGGGGAATTTCATACGTGCTTAGCGTCAGCCGCTGCTCCCCTCAGCCAACATTTCTCCCCAAGTCTCAGTATCTCCGGATCCCCATAGACGACTCCCTGCGGGACGACCTGCTGCCGTGGATCCCACAGGCACTACACTTCATTG ATGGGGCCATGTCTCTAGGATGCTCGGTGCTGGTGCACTGTGCAGCTGGTATTTCTCGCTCTCCCGCTCTTGCTGTGGCCTACATCATGTATCGCCTAGGAATGGACCTGGATCATGCATACAG GTTTGTCAAGGAGCGCAGACCCTCCATTTCCCCAAATTTTAACTTCCTGGGTCAGCTTCAGCTCTTCCAGGGCACTCTCACCCCCATGTGCCCAAATGCACACCATACGGCTGAGCCGTCTGATAGAGCTTTGGACTCACTACAGCCATTCCCTACCAGTGACCACACAGATTGCATTTCTTCTGTTTTGCTATCTACCAAACTCAACCCTAGCGCTCAGGACACGAGGCGTGGTAACAAGGAACACGTTCAAGAcacaaaagtaaacacacactgtgagatgTCCCACAGTGCACTGGCACAGGGGCAATCAGGTTCAAGCAAGGATGATACCGCAGCTCAAAGTGGAAACAAAGTATTGACCCAGTCCAAGTCTCCTGAgatcactctcgctctctccgaCAAGCTCAAgagtctcactctttcccttcaGCCCATAGAGGTGGAGGCTCCATCAGAGGCCCAGCAGAATCTCCAGAAGCCCACCACACTACAAATCCCATCAGACTCCGTGTCACTCTCAGAGAAACGCAAACGTCTCACTTTAGCCCTCACCCCTGTGAGTGCCTCCCTTCAGACACCACAGAGGGGCAGCACAGAGTGCAATAAGAGAGGCGAACCCCGGCAGGTTGCGACTAGCAGTTTGAAACTCCTCCACAAGGGGGAGTCAGGAGTGCAGCACAGAGCCAGGAAGTCACAAAGGAAAGcagaagaggaaaaggagaagcCGAGAAAGGCTTCAAATTCCCGACACTCCAATCCACAGCGAAGCTCTTCGCGATCTGTTACAAAAAGAaaggacagagaagaaagagtggTAACAGGCCTGACGGATGCAGAGGCAAAGCAGAGAGTGATAAAatgccaccagggggcgccagAGCTTAGCAGACCCAAACTAGAAAGTATCAAAGAGATTCCCTCCGTGCACATGAATGGATCTCTACAGAAGGCGCCTCCATCCACCGCAGTGGAGGCGGTTGAGGGGTTAAGTGGCAACGCTAATCTCATGTCTCCGCTTAGTCTCACTGTTAATAAGCTGTTAGACTGGGGGGAGAGGATGCTGCTCGGGGTCCTGCTGGGCCCCCGCATCAAGGTGGGCCAGCCTGCCTTACCCTACAGGTGCTGA